The window CATAAAGCCCTGTTTTACTCCGAATTCACCCTGTTTTACCTCAGTGAACTGGAGCGGTATGACGCCACTCCGCTGGGCATCCATGATTTGGTCAGGGGTAGTAGGGTCGATATACTCCACCCGGATTTTACCACCCGAGCGCAACCGGTATTCGCCGAGGATATCATTGAGATACTGTGCTCGGTTGTTATAAGGGAAAGGCAGTTTGCTGGTGACATAGGCACGGATTACGACATTGTCCGGAAGTTCTTTCAGTATCCTGAGGGTTGCCTTACTGAGCGAATAGATATTGCCCTCGGTTAAATCCAGCCGGAAGAAAAATCGTGAAAATATGAGGTTAACGAGTATGACCAGAATACCTATCAATAACCATTGGGCGGCATTTAAGAATTTTTCCTTTAGCCGGCTATAGAAATAGAAGGCACCATAGAGAAAGAGAAAGGTTAAGGAGAGGAAGTAGATCAAATCCCGGGAATCCAAGATCCCGCGAATAATATTATTAAGGTGGTAATCAATGCTTAAATAATTGAAAATTGGAACGATATTGGACGGCAGGGCAAAGAGCAATTTGCCGATGATGAAGAAAAAGAAAGAGATGAATATTCCGATGACAAAGGCAACAATCTGGGTGGAGGCGAGCGCTGAGGCAAAGATGCCAATGCCCGTGAAGAATAAAGCAAAGAGAATGAGTCCGATATAACTGGTAAAAACCATCCCCCAGTCCAGATTTCCCAACAGGGCAGAGATTATGGGAAAGAGTAACGTGACGCCAAGTCCAATAAGGATTAAGATGAATGCTGAAAGCCATTTACCGATCAATATATCCGTATCAGCTATGGGAAGGGTTGCGAGTGTTTCAATGGTGCCTCTGGTTCTTTCCTCGGCAATCAGGCGCATGCAGATGCCTGGGATCAGGAGTAAGAAAAGTATTGGAACAATATTGACAAAACCATTGATGTCTGCTTCCCCGCCTAAAAACAAATCCTGGGCATAAAACCAGCCACTTACTCCAACAAAGACGATAAGGATGATATAGGCAATGGGTGAATTAAAATAACTATTCAGTTCTTTTTTTATAATCGTTCCGATCACGCTTCCTCCTTGGTTAATTCTCGGAAGATATCCTCAAGGGAAGTGGATTTTCGGTGGAGTTCGATAATCTTCCAATTTTTGGAGACAGCAGTATCAAAAAGTCGTTCCCGAATGTCTTTTTCGCTCAGGATTTCAAAAAGATGATGGTTGCCTTCACTTTGTTTTATGGTTACCTCTTTTACCCCGGAGATTTTGTTTAATTCTTCAATAGGATTCTGGGGTGCAATTAGTTCCAGGGTTATTGTCTCCCCACCTCTTGCCATAGTCCTGATTTCATTTTTATTCCCATCAGCGATGAGTTTCCCTTTATTGATGATCAAAACCCGCTCGCAGGTTGCTTCGGCTTCAGAGAGGATGTGGGTGGAGAGCATTACGGTTTTCTCTTTTCCTAATTCTTTTATCAGATTCCGCAATTCCACGACCTGGTTGGGATCCAGACCTTCGGTCGGTTCATCAAGAATAAGGATGTCCGGATTGTGGATTATTGCCTGGGCAACACCCACCCGTTGACGATAACCGCGCGATAGGGTTCCGATCTCTTTATTCAACACACCGGTAATGCCGCAGATTTCGGCTACTTCACTCACCCGGCTACGCAGATTAGCTATTTTCCTTACTTCTCCGATAAATTCAAGGTATTCGTAGACTTTCATATCTGGATATAGAGGATTATCTTCAGGCAAATAACCGATGAGCTCTTTTGGTTTTATCGGATCCACAGAAATATCAATACCATTGATGAAACATTTCCCACGGGTCGGAGGTAGAAAACCTGTGAGCATACGCATGGTGGTGGTTTTACCCGCACCATTCGGTCCTAAAAAGGCAACAATTTCACCTTTACCAATTTTGAAAGTAATATCGTCCACCGCGCGGGTTGCACCAAAAAATTTAGATAAATTCTGGACTTCAATCATAGCACCTCCTGAATTGCACGATCAGCCTACTCAATCTGAAAAACCATGAGAAAAATGAATACTATTATTATATTGAGGATTAGCAAAAAGTCAAGTTTTGGTTGTTCAATTATGCACTATATTTTTATCTCCGCCTGAAAACCCAGGGTATGAATAAGCGAGTCCTTCTCGTTAATAGCATATTTACAATGGAGCACAATCTTGGGCAACGGTTTTACCATTAGATAACCAAAACCATACCGCCCTTTACCATAAGCAACCCGGTTGTTTAAAACTCCTGGCAGATCGGGTTCATAGACATAAATCCGGGTCAAATAAGACTCGGTATCGTAGATACCAAACCCAATTTTAGACCCTATCAACGCTCCACTCCACCCAAATTCAATGCCTCCGAAAAGGCCTTTTTTTATTGAATCTCCGTAGAGGTATTTATCTTGAAGTCGTAGGTCCAGGTAGATAGGTTTTCGGGGTTGGAGTCTCAAAGATACTTTTGAACCCGATGAGATTTTATAACTTTGCCGATATCGCCAATTAAAGGTGAGTTTTGTTTCCGTAAAACCGATCGTCCTGCCGAAATTTAATCTCAGGTCATAGTGAGTGGTGTCGTTTAGGCTGTTGGTATAGATATTCACCGTCGTGCCGCTGTTGAAAATTCTGGAATGTTGAACAAAATCAATGCATAGCCCAAGATAATCATCTTTTGCCTCGATGCCTTTAGGTGCGTAGAATCCCGGATTAAAAACTGAACCGGCGAGGCTGAATTCAAAATTATAAGGTAATAGACCAGTCCAACCGAAGATACAGCCCAATCTGCTGGCAAATGAACGGGCAAATTCTCCGAATACGATAAACCGTTCCCCACCGTATCTACCTCCTATCCCTGTTAGTGTATAGTCTTTCCCGTAAAATTCATTATTTGAATCCCTGCAGACAAATGTTGGTTCATATGCGGACCAGTAAGTGCTCTGGTATAATTGAAAGGTTTTGGTTTTGTAATTTAGATAATAACCAATGATTTCTTCACGAATACGATCCTTACGCGCAAGACCTGCGGAATCAGCGTGAATTCCTGAGGGATCAAATGACCAGGCATGCCCTGAGGTGTCTACTTTACCATCAAGTTTTTGATTGGAGTAAAAAATGCAGTAATTTAAAAGCAGGGTATCACTTAAGGCTGCGCCGAAGAATCCGCCGTTTTCCATTGTTGAAGTGTAGGGAGTGATTCCCCGCTCCCGGATGAGAAATCGAAAATCAGAACCAGAGAAAAATGAGCCAAGTGTTGAGAGCATCACCCCGGCTCCGTAATCAAGATTATAGTTACCCAGGGCGAATTTTCTTTGTTTTTCTTCAACGACCACCCCGGTGCTGTAATAATCAAAAAAAGAGGACTCACCTGGATCTTTCTCGGTTACTAAAAATATCTGGTAATCGTTGAGATTGAGGATTGTCCGTGTATAAAATTTTTCACTTGAGTTTAATTCCTTCTGAAATCTTATACTATTATGCAAACCCCGCCATTTTATTTTTCGGGTATTCACCGTTAAATAGGGTCTGACCAATTCCAGGAGACCTTTTTCAAACCCCTTTATTTTTAATAAGTCATCAACGGATTCAAATTCTCCATAGCGTTCACGATAGCCGATTATCTTTAGACAGTCGGTAGGTTTCAAAAATGGGATTTTAGAGAGTTCTTCTAAACCGGCGGTATTTAGATCAAGCGGGTTGTCTTTTAGCTCTTCTAATTCCCAGAGTATCGTTTCAAGATCTTTTTCTTGTGCATTTTCCCAAAAATCCTGGTTCAAAGTAAGGAAAAACAGATAAATCAGGGTCACGGATTTACGAGATTAATGAAAAAGGCA of the candidate division WOR-3 bacterium genome contains:
- a CDS encoding ATP-binding cassette domain-containing protein, encoding MIEVQNLSKFFGATRAVDDITFKIGKGEIVAFLGPNGAGKTTTMRMLTGFLPPTRGKCFINGIDISVDPIKPKELIGYLPEDNPLYPDMKVYEYLEFIGEVRKIANLRSRVSEVAEICGITGVLNKEIGTLSRGYRQRVGVAQAIIHNPDILILDEPTEGLDPNQVVELRNLIKELGKEKTVMLSTHILSEAEATCERVLIINKGKLIADGNKNEIRTMARGGETITLELIAPQNPIEELNKISGVKEVTIKQSEGNHHLFEILSEKDIRERLFDTAVSKNWKIIELHRKSTSLEDIFRELTKEEA
- a CDS encoding helix-hairpin-helix domain-containing protein; translation: MTLIYLFFLTLNQDFWENAQEKDLETILWELEELKDNPLDLNTAGLEELSKIPFLKPTDCLKIIGYRERYGEFESVDDLLKIKGFEKGLLELVRPYLTVNTRKIKWRGLHNSIRFQKELNSSEKFYTRTILNLNDYQIFLVTEKDPGESSFFDYYSTGVVVEEKQRKFALGNYNLDYGAGVMLSTLGSFFSGSDFRFLIRERGITPYTSTMENGGFFGAALSDTLLLNYCIFYSNQKLDGKVDTSGHAWSFDPSGIHADSAGLARKDRIREEIIGYYLNYKTKTFQLYQSTYWSAYEPTFVCRDSNNEFYGKDYTLTGIGGRYGGERFIVFGEFARSFASRLGCIFGWTGLLPYNFEFSLAGSVFNPGFYAPKGIEAKDDYLGLCIDFVQHSRIFNSGTTVNIYTNSLNDTTHYDLRLNFGRTIGFTETKLTFNWRYRQSYKISSGSKVSLRLQPRKPIYLDLRLQDKYLYGDSIKKGLFGGIEFGWSGALIGSKIGFGIYDTESYLTRIYVYEPDLPGVLNNRVAYGKGRYGFGYLMVKPLPKIVLHCKYAINEKDSLIHTLGFQAEIKI
- a CDS encoding Gldg family protein; the encoded protein is MIGTIIKKELNSYFNSPIAYIILIVFVGVSGWFYAQDLFLGGEADINGFVNIVPILFLLLIPGICMRLIAEERTRGTIETLATLPIADTDILIGKWLSAFILILIGLGVTLLFPIISALLGNLDWGMVFTSYIGLILFALFFTGIGIFASALASTQIVAFVIGIFISFFFFIIGKLLFALPSNIVPIFNYLSIDYHLNNIIRGILDSRDLIYFLSLTFLFLYGAFYFYSRLKEKFLNAAQWLLIGILVILVNLIFSRFFFRLDLTEGNIYSLSKATLRILKELPDNVVIRAYVTSKLPFPYNNRAQYLNDILGEYRLRSGGKIRVEYIDPTTPDQIMDAQRSGVIPLQFTEVKQGEFGVKQGFMGLVMLFEDKREIMPVIEDFANLEYDITSRIRKLTQPQTKTIGFTTGHDELTLSENLLSKISDRYTTENINLKDTINPHFDALVIAGPKRDFDTTETKKIFDFINNKIPVAFLIDRFGINLDFFLSFPLHLPNLDSLLNKLGISIAPGMIMDRNNEMLVLRSQRGMFVMQNYVPYHYFPKIVDLSKTNPITKDFEAVVLPYVSPVRGGEELARTSKASWLRNSPQSLNPMDQQRFLPFPLPFDEKGPFSTINCLSGDKRVVIVGSSKFIDEKFLSAPGIALFMNILDWLTQDEILISIRSKAVSIRPLKEISKSLKTFIQYLAPILPALIFVIVGIVRWQIRKGGKIPYEV